The genomic segment CCTGACCGTCCACCACGATCGGCACTCCGCCTTTGAGTGTCGTGATCTTTCCACCGCTGGCCGCTGCGGCGTTCTGCATACTCAGGCTCAGGAGGGTGTCCGGCTCACCTTTCGCCGGCAGCGTGCCCGTCTCCTGGCGGAAGGTCGCGGCAGACACTGCTTTCGTCATGGCGGTGGCGGCACTCGCCGGCCGCGCGCCGTCCATTCGCGCGAACGCCAGCAGGTGCCCGCCGTCGTCAACGATCGCGATGTTGCTCTTCAGCCCCATCGCCGTCGCCTTCTTCTTGGCCGCTTCGACGATCGTTTCGGCTCCGGCCAGGTTCAATTGCACGCGCCCGCGTGTCACCAGCGGGTTCTTC from the Frigoriglobus tundricola genome contains:
- a CDS encoding GlcG/HbpS family heme-binding protein, encoding MVPARIVIGLLSIGVLSPAALAQEKNPLVTRGRVQLNLAGAETIVEAAKKKATAMGLKSNIAIVDDGGHLLAFARMDGARPASAATAMTKAVSAATFRQETGTLPAKGEPDTLLSLSMQNAAAASGGKITTLKGGVPIVVDGQVIGAVGVGGGTGEQDTEVAKAGIQALLDALKAK